TTAAACTTATCCAACGTCATACAGACTAGCCATTGTTTATTGTCCGTTCTCAACGCTACTGCATCTGGCTTTTCTTGTTCATCCTCTATCCATTCGTATAATTGTTTAAAGCCGCTTTTCCGTCGTTTTACTTCCCATTCAAGACCTAAACCTATTACGTCATTTCCATATCCTTCTTGCGCCCCTGACAACGGTACACGATGACCGCCTATTAATTTAGCAAACTCTCTTTCGGCACGTTGCCCCTTATCTCTACTAGCTTTTCCCATTTTGACACCGCTCTTTATAAAGTTCGATTAACTTCTCGCTTGAGAGGTTATTTAAATAGTCCGGGCTGATATTCGTTTTCATTTCTAGTTCGAATAAGATGGTTTGTCTTTCTACTGGGTCTAGTTTACTCATTCCGGTTCACACTTCTTTCCTTGTCAAAACCATCTGGATATCGATTATTAAGTTTGTATATATTTGTTTCCAGCACCTCTTCTAACGTAATCCCAAATAACTCCATCAATCCGAACCTGTACCAAAAATCATCACCAAATTCTTTGATAAGTTTTGTCCTTTCTCCTTCTAATGGATGTCCTTGGAAAACAATCTTCTTAACTATATCCACAATTTCGCCTGTTTCTCCCGCACATCCCATTGCATAATTAGTCAATTTTTCTGGTATAGACTGTTCTTTGCTTTCTGTCCTCTTTCTTTCTTCCATATATTCGTTTAATCTCACGCTCCGACTCTCCTCTTATAAATCCCATATTGTTTTAATTTGTTCCGTACCGTATAGGGGTCTAAACCTAATTCCCACGCAATCTCTGACATGTTCATGCCTTTTGCGTACAGTCTGACTAAGTCAGGAAGAAGGTTTTCGCTCCATCGCATTTGTAATTCACGAGCCGCCCGATATTTGAAATCAATCGGGCAGTCCTCATGAAGGGCTATTTGTAATAGTTGACGTTTAGAAGCATCCTCAAAATGGAAGATTGTCATCTGAGATACCTACTCCGTTTTGAAATGGATCGTTATCAATTTTTGTGCTGCTAGTAGGAGCATATAGTCCACCATTATCCGGTTGCTTATTGCCATCTTTCTTCGGTTCTAAAAACTGTACCGATTCCGCTACTACCTCAGTCACATAAATTTTCTTACCATCCTGTCCTTCAT
The DNA window shown above is from Neobacillus sp. WH10 and carries:
- a CDS encoding nucleoside triphosphate pyrophosphohydrolase family protein, with the protein product MRLNEYMEERKRTESKEQSIPEKLTNYAMGCAGETGEIVDIVKKIVFQGHPLEGERTKLIKEFGDDFWYRFGLMELFGITLEEVLETNIYKLNNRYPDGFDKERSVNRNE